One window of Alkaliphilus metalliredigens QYMF genomic DNA carries:
- a CDS encoding transposase: MFEDDEDREKLLQTLIRYKEKCEYSIYAYCLMDNHIHLLLKEGKEPLEQIMRWISGSYVYWYNKKYERIGNLFQDRFKSEPVETESYFLTVIRYIHQNPIKAGMIRNIKDYRWSSYREYSVTPKIIDKEYVLKIFAKDNDIAIELFVKFNKENNSDECLEIEGKKKNISDDELRRIIKNEFKVEAWTLQNESKEKKEMMLKKALEIEGISTRQLARVTGVSANIIWKL, from the coding sequence ATATTTGAGGATGACGAAGATCGAGAAAAGTTATTACAAACTTTAATAAGATATAAAGAAAAGTGTGAATATAGTATATATGCATACTGTCTCATGGATAATCACATACATCTATTGTTAAAAGAAGGAAAAGAACCACTAGAACAAATAATGAGGTGGATAAGTGGAAGCTATGTATATTGGTATAACAAGAAATATGAACGGATAGGAAATTTATTTCAGGATCGATTTAAAAGTGAACCTGTAGAGACAGAATCATATTTTTTGACGGTTATAAGATACATTCATCAGAATCCTATAAAAGCAGGAATGATAAGAAACATAAAAGACTATAGATGGAGTAGTTATCGGGAGTATTCAGTAACCCCCAAAATAATAGATAAGGAATATGTACTTAAAATATTTGCTAAAGACAATGATATAGCTATTGAATTATTTGTTAAATTTAACAAAGAGAATAATAGTGATGAGTGCTTAGAAATCGAGGGGAAAAAGAAGAATATATCAGACGATGAATTAAGACGGATAATAAAAAATGAATTTAAGGTAGAAGCATGGACGTTACAAAATGAATCAAAAGAAAAGAAGGAAATGATGTTAAAGAAAGCCTTAGAGATAGAAGGAATATCAACAAGGCAGCTGGCAAGAGTTACTGGAGTCTCGGCGAATATTATTTGGAAATTATAA
- a CDS encoding amidohydrolase family protein codes for MLIDAHIHIALNHLYNKQEWESARRETQIEWVRRVLKEYKKAGIYALRDGGDGIYASKLAREIAEEEGVIYKSPIYALYKQGHYGNFLGESITDKEDFTRTFKILLDHKLDHLKIILTGIVDFKKYGEVGETTFTLEELKYMVETAREHNIPVMVHANGKDGVQKAITAGVHTIEHGYLISEAEVYYMAEKEILWTPTLSPLGNILNTHSNKFKMEREIISRVYEEQIENIRKAVELGCNVVLGSDSGAYGVDHGKGLFDEMAHFEKIGLNRYEIEKMCLENGTKALKLDRSVLQKKRRDGGVAL; via the coding sequence ATGTTAATTGACGCCCATATTCATATAGCCTTAAATCATTTGTATAATAAGCAAGAATGGGAAAGTGCCAGGAGAGAGACCCAAATAGAGTGGGTCAGAAGGGTATTGAAGGAATATAAAAAAGCTGGAATCTATGCTTTACGGGATGGAGGAGATGGGATCTATGCCTCTAAATTAGCCAGGGAAATCGCTGAAGAAGAAGGTGTGATTTACAAATCCCCTATATATGCCCTATACAAACAAGGGCATTACGGCAATTTTTTAGGAGAGTCAATAACGGATAAAGAAGATTTCACGAGAACGTTTAAGATTCTTTTAGATCACAAGTTAGACCATTTGAAAATTATCTTAACTGGCATAGTAGATTTTAAGAAATATGGTGAGGTTGGAGAAACGACTTTTACTCTAGAGGAATTAAAATATATGGTTGAGACAGCAAGGGAGCATAACATCCCTGTTATGGTACATGCTAATGGAAAAGATGGGGTACAAAAGGCAATCACAGCAGGTGTTCATACCATAGAACATGGTTATCTAATTTCTGAAGCAGAAGTTTATTATATGGCTGAAAAGGAAATCCTGTGGACTCCCACACTTTCTCCCCTAGGGAATATTCTCAATACCCATAGCAATAAATTCAAAATGGAAAGGGAAATAATAAGTAGAGTATATGAGGAACAGATAGAAAATATTAGAAAAGCGGTTGAGCTAGGATGCAATGTGGTACTAGGAAGTGATTCAGGAGCCTATGGGGTTGATCATGGGAAAGGCTTATTTGATGAAATGGCACACTTTGAGAAAATAGGTCTAAATAGATATGAGATCGAAAAAATGTGTCTGGAGAATGGAACGAAGGCTTTAAAATTAGATAGAAGTGTTCTGCAAAAGAAGCGCAGGGACGGGGGTGTTGCTTTGTGA
- a CDS encoding MetQ/NlpA family ABC transporter substrate-binding protein, producing the protein MKKIILISITIVLLALIVTGCGAKTAAGNEDTLKIGVTGGPHEEIAKKVKELAEDKGLNIELVVFNEYIQPNIQLFDKELDANIFQHEPYLIKFNTDRSMDLITIAPTVNFPMGIYSDKIASPSELVEGQQVAVPNDSTNQARALILLETAGVIKLREGAGTAVTVRDIVENPKNIKIVELEAPMLIRALPDVAVAVINTNFIIEAGMNPVEDSIFIEDKNSPWVNHIVTRPELEEDVRIKKLVEIYHSSEIRQFIEESFGGAVVSAF; encoded by the coding sequence ATGAAAAAAATCATACTAATATCTATAACTATTGTTTTATTGGCATTAATTGTAACGGGCTGTGGAGCTAAAACCGCTGCTGGTAATGAAGATACATTAAAGATTGGTGTAACAGGTGGGCCCCATGAAGAAATTGCTAAAAAGGTTAAAGAATTGGCTGAGGATAAGGGCTTAAATATAGAATTAGTTGTTTTCAATGAGTATATTCAACCCAATATACAGCTATTTGATAAGGAATTGGATGCTAATATTTTTCAGCATGAACCATACTTAATTAAATTTAATACAGATAGAAGCATGGATCTTATTACCATCGCACCAACAGTAAACTTTCCAATGGGTATCTATTCTGATAAAATCGCTTCACCTAGTGAACTAGTTGAAGGCCAACAGGTAGCAGTTCCCAATGATTCGACAAATCAAGCTAGGGCATTGATCCTATTGGAGACAGCCGGAGTTATTAAACTCAGGGAAGGTGCAGGTACTGCGGTAACAGTTAGGGATATAGTAGAAAATCCTAAAAACATTAAAATAGTTGAGCTGGAGGCACCAATGCTTATTAGAGCTCTACCGGATGTGGCAGTGGCTGTAATTAATACTAATTTTATCATTGAGGCAGGGATGAATCCTGTAGAGGATTCAATATTTATTGAAGATAAGAATTCTCCCTGGGTAAACCATATTGTTACTAGACCAGAGCTTGAGGAGGATGTAAGAATTAAAAAGCTTGTTGAAATATATCATTCCAGTGAGATTAGACAATTTATAGAGGAAAGCTTTGGTGGAGCTGTTGTGTCGGCATTCTAG
- the larAH10 gene encoding NPN-dependent 2-hydroxyacid racemase, LarAH10 family → MKNYSFKYGRGELLCKINEKLILNTLLPRVAAPIIDVKEAVIRAIENPTASASLKNVIKKGETVVIVVSDITRLWIKTDQFLIHLIDYLNAMGVEDSHIDILIALGTHRPSNEGEKQAIVGNEVYNRIKIHDHDCFDSKGLDYVGESSFNTPIFINKRIVKADRVILTGGIAFHLFAGFGGGAKGMVPGVAGLETIQHNHRLTFNEGINTGLNPKAASNKIDGNPMREDITEICRMINPDFLINAVLDADGRFLKFVAGDFQEAWLEGCEIIREVYGIELKEKSDIIIASAGGYPKDINLYQTVKTMDNCLYGGKENSVIILASECSDGLGASEFLNWFQYKTLEEMEKALKKNFTVPGYAAYKAAYTGVYRKLILISTLPRDHVEKLGFLPANSLDEALDLACKLSPLEPKITLMPYGGNTLPIIN, encoded by the coding sequence TTGAAAAACTATAGCTTTAAATATGGGAGAGGTGAGCTTCTCTGTAAAATTAATGAAAAGTTAATATTAAATACACTTTTACCAAGGGTAGCCGCCCCAATAATAGATGTTAAGGAGGCAGTAATAAGGGCCATTGAAAATCCTACAGCTTCTGCTTCCTTAAAGAATGTGATTAAAAAAGGAGAAACCGTTGTAATAGTAGTTAGTGATATCACTAGACTGTGGATTAAAACAGATCAATTTTTAATCCATCTAATAGATTACCTAAATGCTATGGGTGTAGAAGATAGTCATATTGATATATTAATTGCATTAGGTACCCACAGACCCTCAAATGAAGGGGAAAAGCAAGCTATTGTGGGAAATGAAGTTTATAATAGGATAAAAATACATGATCATGATTGTTTTGATTCAAAGGGATTAGATTATGTTGGAGAATCAAGCTTCAATACTCCAATCTTTATTAATAAAAGAATAGTAAAGGCCGATAGAGTGATTCTCACAGGGGGTATAGCCTTTCACCTTTTTGCTGGTTTCGGAGGTGGAGCTAAGGGAATGGTGCCCGGAGTTGCAGGATTAGAGACAATTCAGCATAATCACAGGCTTACCTTTAATGAAGGCATTAATACCGGATTGAATCCCAAGGCTGCATCAAACAAGATAGATGGAAATCCCATGCGAGAAGACATCACAGAAATATGCAGAATGATAAACCCAGATTTCCTAATAAATGCAGTCTTAGATGCTGATGGTAGGTTCCTGAAATTTGTTGCTGGTGACTTTCAGGAAGCGTGGCTTGAAGGTTGTGAAATAATACGAGAAGTATATGGAATTGAGTTAAAGGAAAAGTCAGATATTATTATTGCATCTGCCGGGGGGTATCCAAAGGATATAAATCTATATCAAACGGTGAAGACAATGGATAACTGCCTTTATGGAGGAAAGGAAAATAGTGTGATTATTTTAGCATCTGAATGCAGCGATGGTTTAGGAGCTTCAGAGTTCTTGAATTGGTTTCAATATAAGACCCTAGAGGAAATGGAAAAGGCACTAAAAAAGAATTTCACTGTTCCTGGCTATGCTGCCTATAAAGCTGCCTATACAGGGGTTTACAGGAAGTTAATTCTCATTTCAACTCTTCCTAGGGATCATGTGGAAAAATTAGGGTTTCTACCAGCTAACTCCTTAGATGAAGCTTTAGATCTAGCCTGCAAATTAAGTCCTCTAGAGCCTAAAATTACTCTAATGCCCTATGGGGGAAATACATTACCAATAATTAATTGA
- a CDS encoding methionine ABC transporter permease, which produces MELVNQMLPNVVELFPELVKAFMDTLIMVFISGLIASIIGIPLGVILVITRKGNLVENKLINFILGKVVNIFRSLPFVILLTAIIPITRFLAGTTIGLRGAIIPLIFASAPFVARQVESALLDIDPGVIEAAQAMGSSPFEIIYRVLLVEGLPGIIYALTITVVSLIGFSAIAGTVGGGGLGDFAIRYGYQYYRTDIMIVSTIILLLIVNVVQSTGEYFQKKLSH; this is translated from the coding sequence ATGGAGCTAGTAAATCAAATGCTACCCAATGTAGTTGAATTGTTTCCTGAGTTAGTTAAAGCATTTATGGATACCTTGATTATGGTTTTTATATCTGGATTAATTGCCTCCATAATCGGAATTCCTTTAGGTGTAATCTTAGTTATTACAAGAAAAGGGAATCTGGTGGAAAATAAATTGATAAATTTTATATTGGGAAAGGTAGTGAATATATTTAGATCTTTACCTTTTGTAATTTTGTTAACGGCCATTATACCTATTACAAGATTTTTAGCTGGCACAACAATAGGTCTTAGGGGTGCAATAATACCTCTAATATTTGCCTCCGCTCCCTTTGTGGCACGGCAGGTGGAGTCAGCACTGTTAGATATAGATCCAGGAGTTATTGAAGCAGCACAGGCCATGGGATCTAGCCCCTTTGAAATAATCTATAGGGTATTACTTGTGGAGGGCTTACCTGGAATCATATATGCTTTAACCATAACCGTCGTTAGCTTAATCGGTTTTTCTGCCATAGCTGGAACGGTGGGAGGTGGAGGTCTTGGGGATTTCGCTATACGATACGGTTATCAATATTATAGAACTGACATCATGATTGTAAGCACAATAATTTTGCTGCTGATCGTAAATGTTGTTCAAAGTACAGGGGAATATTTTCAAAAGAAATTAAGTCACTAA
- a CDS encoding methionine ABC transporter ATP-binding protein, which yields MIILHELTKTYGSNKEAVKALKKVSLKIQRGDIFGIIGYSGAGKSTLIRCINLLEKMDSGKVTINGIELTELSPKELRKQREKIGMIFQHFNLMKRRTVYDNIAYPLKGKGLTKVEINEKVVKLLELVGIKDKIYSYPSQLSGGQKQRVGIARALANDPEVLLCDEATSALDPQNTRSILNLLKEINQKLNLTVVIITHQMEVIKEVCNRVAVMDAGEVVEEGSIIDVFSNPATDITREFIAKTMGYEGLDELINQNFLRDPGQYELTVKVTFVGQVTGQPFISRISREYGIMVNILFGSIESLQGIPFGSLVVSLTGNEGKIQEAIALLESNKIRVEVLREYGASKSNATQCS from the coding sequence AAAGAGGAGATATATTTGGAATAATTGGATATAGTGGGGCTGGTAAAAGCACCTTGATAAGATGCATTAATCTTTTAGAAAAAATGGATTCTGGGAAAGTCACAATAAATGGCATAGAATTAACAGAACTATCGCCAAAGGAATTAAGGAAACAAAGAGAAAAAATAGGAATGATTTTCCAACACTTTAACTTAATGAAGAGGAGGACTGTGTATGATAATATAGCTTACCCCTTAAAGGGTAAAGGTTTAACAAAGGTTGAAATAAATGAAAAAGTGGTAAAACTTTTAGAATTGGTTGGAATTAAAGATAAGATTTATTCTTATCCCTCTCAGCTAAGTGGAGGTCAGAAACAGAGGGTGGGCATAGCAAGGGCCCTTGCCAATGATCCAGAGGTATTATTATGTGATGAGGCAACCTCAGCCCTAGATCCTCAGAATACAAGGTCAATTTTAAACCTGTTGAAAGAGATTAATCAAAAGCTCAATTTAACGGTGGTAATTATTACCCATCAAATGGAGGTTATAAAGGAAGTTTGCAATAGGGTGGCCGTGATGGATGCTGGGGAGGTAGTAGAGGAGGGAAGCATCATAGATGTCTTTTCTAATCCAGCAACAGATATTACCAGGGAATTTATTGCTAAGACCATGGGTTATGAAGGCCTAGATGAGTTGATAAATCAGAATTTCCTCAGGGATCCAGGTCAATATGAATTAACTGTAAAAGTTACCTTTGTTGGTCAGGTAACGGGGCAACCTTTTATTTCTAGAATATCTAGAGAGTATGGGATTATGGTAAACATACTTTTTGGAAGCATAGAAAGCCTACAGGGGATCCCCTTTGGAAGTCTTGTGGTCAGTCTTACGGGTAATGAAGGAAAGATTCAAGAAGCAATTGCACTTCTTGAAAGCAATAAAATACGAGTGGAGGTATTAAGAGAGTATGGAGCTAGTAAATCAAATGCTACCCAATGTAGTTGA
- a CDS encoding L-lactate MFS transporter: MTELRGNRWTILIVSIIMNICIGAAYAWSVFQTPLVELLGSTTAEVSLAFTLSLALVPVSMMIFGRFQDKKGPRMITLLGSVIFGAGIYLTGLTNSVMMLYLTYGVLGGLGIGAVYGCTVANTVKWFPDKRGLAGGLVAAGFGSGAVILAPLAEGLINRYDVLTTFKLMGIIFFILIALCSSIIKSPQPGWKPKGWEPANSKSKTSINSGLDLSPEEMMKTGTFYILWVIYIIGAVSGLMIIGHASPIAQGQIGLTSSVAAICVSILALANTFGRIFWGIVSDRIGRYNTMALMFAVSASMLLVLNIADNIVLFIISTFGIALSFGGFLGIMPSVTADKFGAKSLGMNYGIIFTAYGVAAVVGPRIAAVAVEASGEGYSRAYIIASAMNVVGILCGLIMVQKAKKSNAKNVKAMELATDKI; this comes from the coding sequence ATGACAGAGTTAAGAGGAAATAGATGGACGATATTAATTGTAAGTATTATCATGAATATATGTATAGGAGCAGCTTATGCCTGGAGTGTTTTTCAGACACCTCTGGTTGAGCTTCTAGGCTCAACTACAGCTGAAGTATCTTTGGCTTTTACATTAAGCTTAGCTTTAGTGCCAGTGTCAATGATGATATTTGGAAGGTTCCAGGATAAAAAGGGACCTAGGATGATTACGTTACTAGGTAGCGTCATATTTGGTGCAGGTATTTACTTGACCGGATTGACAAACTCTGTAATGATGCTTTATTTAACCTATGGCGTGTTAGGTGGTTTAGGGATTGGCGCAGTATATGGCTGTACAGTTGCCAATACAGTAAAGTGGTTCCCAGATAAACGGGGACTAGCTGGTGGATTAGTTGCAGCAGGCTTTGGGTCAGGAGCAGTTATTCTAGCACCTTTGGCAGAGGGATTAATTAATAGGTATGATGTTTTAACAACCTTTAAATTAATGGGCATAATATTTTTTATATTAATTGCCCTATGCTCTTCAATCATAAAATCACCTCAACCTGGTTGGAAGCCCAAAGGATGGGAACCAGCTAATTCTAAGTCAAAAACATCTATTAATTCAGGTCTAGACCTATCACCAGAGGAGATGATGAAAACAGGTACCTTCTATATTCTGTGGGTTATCTACATCATTGGAGCCGTATCGGGGCTTATGATTATAGGACATGCATCACCAATTGCACAGGGGCAGATCGGACTTACATCAAGCGTAGCGGCTATTTGTGTAAGTATACTGGCCCTAGCCAATACCTTTGGACGAATATTTTGGGGGATTGTTTCTGATAGAATTGGAAGATACAATACAATGGCTTTAATGTTTGCTGTAAGTGCAAGTATGTTACTTGTCTTGAATATAGCAGATAATATTGTATTATTTATTATATCAACATTTGGAATTGCCCTAAGCTTTGGTGGTTTCTTAGGTATTATGCCTTCTGTTACGGCAGATAAATTTGGAGCGAAAAGCCTAGGGATGAATTATGGAATTATTTTCACAGCCTATGGGGTGGCGGCTGTGGTAGGCCCAAGAATTGCTGCTGTAGCTGTTGAAGCAAGTGGAGAGGGTTATTCTAGAGCCTATATTATTGCAAGTGCTATGAATGTAGTAGGTATCCTATGTGGCCTTATAATGGTACAGAAAGCTAAAAAAAGCAATGCTAAAAATGTAAAAGCAATGGAACTGGCAACGGATAAAATCTAG